Sequence from the Sphingobium indicum B90A genome:
CCGTGTGGGGCGCGCCCTACCAGCAGAGTCGCGCAAATTCAACCCAAAAGCCGTTTTTCTCGACAGAGGCGCGGGACAGGCAGATAGTCGCCCCATCAACGATAAGGAGGATCGCCATGGCAACAGCCGCCAGAACCAAGGGCAAGCGCCCCGACATGTCGCCCGCGGAATGGGCCGCGCGCCAGCAACTTGCCGCCTGTTACCGCATTTTCGACCATCTGGGCTGGTCGGAACTGATCTACAATCACATCACCCTGCGCGTGCCGGACGAGGAAAACGCCTTCCTGATCAATCCCTTCGGCCTGCTCTACGGCGAAGTGACCGCGTCGAACCTGGTCAAGATCGACATTGACGGCCATGTGCTGGACGGCAGCCCCTATCCGGTCAACCGCGCCGGTTTCACCCAGCACAGCGTTTTCCACCGCCACCTGCCCGACGCGCACTGCATCATCCACACGCACACCACCGCCGGCATGGCCGTCAGCGCCACGCGGGAGGGGCTGACGCCCACCAATTTCTACGCCGCCGCCTTCATCGGCCGAATCGCCTATCATGATTTCGAAGGCGTCACGATCCGGCCGGAGGAGGGAGAACGACTGGTCGCCAATCTGGGCGACCGGCGCATCATGATGCTGCGCAACCATGGCACGCTGGTCATGGCGAAGTCCCTGCCCCAAGCCTTCCTGACCCAATGGCTGCTCCAGCGCGCCTGCGAGATACAGGTCGCGACCGGCGCGGCCGGGACGCCGGTGGACATCCCGCCGGAGGTCATCGCCGTGCACCAGCGCGACCTGAGCGGCGTGCAATTGCCG
This genomic interval carries:
- a CDS encoding class II aldolase/adducin family protein yields the protein MATAARTKGKRPDMSPAEWAARQQLAACYRIFDHLGWSELIYNHITLRVPDEENAFLINPFGLLYGEVTASNLVKIDIDGHVLDGSPYPVNRAGFTQHSVFHRHLPDAHCIIHTHTTAGMAVSATREGLTPTNFYAAAFIGRIAYHDFEGVTIRPEEGERLVANLGDRRIMMLRNHGTLVMAKSLPQAFLTQWLLQRACEIQVATGAAGTPVDIPPEVIAVHQRDLSGVQLPTGPGVPDFEALVRKIDRIDPRWRD